The following are from one region of the Sandaracinus amylolyticus genome:
- a CDS encoding thrombospondin type 3 repeat-containing protein, translated as MRRIAAVVGTLTCLLAAWTDHASAQPLGEFSVLRYHPAPGPNNYFGVDGAAVRGEVAGAAGLQLDYAHEPFTLYSATCEAGDAGCETTGIEANVVQYTAAAHLWGSIALFNRIQIGLNVPLVLTEGDAFPNPSGPGDLISSGSGFTLGDPRLHVKANLLDDASGLRLGLAAWVTAPVAVHIAEGRYVGDEEPSFGGHAIVEYVNQGVHVAGNIGGYWRDGDTLFSTVAGPALSYGLAFGYDITPLVMVFGEIQGSTAFSGQVDENPLEARLGGRLRVDDVVFELGGGAGLVAGVGVPVFRVLGGFAWAPQRADNDGDGIDDAMDSCPADREDLDDWHDDDGCPEPDNDSDGLLDSADRCPSEAEDMDGDADEDGCPDLDTDGDGIHDGYDSCPTQAEDMDGDRDDDGCPDADRDRDNIDDAADQCPDQPEDTDGFGDEDGCPETDFDGDNLPDDGDQCPDQPEDADGFEDEDGCAEEAGPPPAEEAPADRRRRAR; from the coding sequence ATGCGCCGAATCGCCGCTGTCGTCGGCACGCTCACGTGTCTTCTCGCTGCGTGGACCGATCACGCGTCCGCTCAGCCATTGGGGGAGTTCAGCGTCCTCCGCTACCACCCGGCCCCAGGCCCGAACAACTACTTCGGCGTGGATGGCGCCGCGGTACGCGGCGAGGTCGCGGGCGCTGCGGGCCTGCAGCTCGACTACGCGCACGAGCCCTTCACGCTCTACAGCGCGACCTGCGAAGCGGGCGACGCGGGCTGCGAGACCACGGGCATCGAGGCGAACGTCGTCCAGTACACCGCGGCCGCGCACCTCTGGGGCTCGATCGCGCTGTTCAATCGCATCCAGATCGGCCTCAACGTGCCGCTCGTGCTCACCGAGGGCGACGCGTTCCCGAACCCCTCGGGCCCCGGCGATCTGATCTCGTCGGGCAGCGGCTTCACGCTCGGCGATCCGCGACTGCACGTGAAGGCGAACCTGCTCGACGACGCGAGCGGCCTGCGCCTCGGCCTCGCGGCGTGGGTGACCGCGCCGGTCGCGGTGCACATCGCGGAAGGGCGCTACGTCGGCGACGAAGAACCGAGCTTCGGCGGCCACGCGATCGTCGAGTACGTCAACCAGGGCGTGCACGTCGCCGGCAACATCGGCGGCTACTGGCGCGACGGCGACACGCTCTTCTCGACTGTCGCCGGCCCGGCGCTGAGCTACGGCCTCGCGTTCGGCTACGACATCACGCCCCTCGTGATGGTGTTCGGCGAGATCCAGGGCTCGACCGCGTTCTCCGGACAGGTCGACGAGAACCCGCTCGAGGCGCGGCTCGGCGGTCGCCTGCGCGTCGACGACGTCGTGTTCGAGCTCGGCGGTGGCGCGGGCCTCGTCGCGGGCGTCGGCGTGCCGGTGTTCCGCGTGCTCGGTGGCTTCGCGTGGGCGCCGCAGCGCGCCGACAACGACGGCGACGGCATCGACGACGCGATGGACTCGTGCCCCGCGGATCGCGAGGACCTCGACGACTGGCACGACGACGACGGCTGCCCGGAGCCCGACAACGACTCGGACGGCCTGCTCGACAGCGCGGATCGTTGCCCGAGTGAGGCGGAGGACATGGACGGCGACGCCGACGAGGACGGCTGCCCCGACCTCGACACCGACGGCGACGGCATCCACGACGGCTACGACTCGTGTCCGACGCAGGCGGAGGACATGGACGGCGACCGCGACGACGACGGCTGCCCCGACGCCGATCGCGATCGCGACAACATCGACGACGCGGCCGATCAGTGCCCCGATCAGCCCGAGGACACCGACGGCTTCGGCGACGAGGACGGCTGCCCCGAGACCGACTTCGACGGCGACAACCTGCCCGACGACGGCGACCAGTGCCCCGATCAGCCGGAGGACGCCGACGGCTTCGAGGACGAAGACGGATGCGCCGAAGAGGCGGGCCCGCCGCCCGCGGAAGAAGCGCCCGCCGATCGTCGACGCCGCGCGCGCTGA
- a CDS encoding methyltransferase domain-containing protein — protein sequence MTDREHGDGPDGTGEGSSPDALALAGRSSRRRTGRRRSLRVPVDEVPRRGSSPDGELGSADGAAPEEQDPFAPMPTERTQVSAGVATSSELGMELAEVDLGEELDTDDLQVDDEAGAGASTLDGEPTRIAVAPALASPSTEPELERVRETDPGAQPAMTDPPPPPSQPPPADERTSPGITRAADEARTSSMPGPQPAVIVSRVVAISTPPPAPSPVPSHAAAPTPAWPAHDEEPELSISESFDDLEVDVGDDERDMMAALADDELDDDAIADDAIADDAIGDESIGDEPVVRAPEDDVEVSAAELELPDDELTDAAKPPPPPARAQRPAEEEELAADDLEVEASGETDSLDPKKRSAPPPPPDKPGRAAPPPARPAAAAPAAAPASAPATTSAAEPAAEPARRSKKKGNWWEDFFNDDYLRTVPPPNPRQIARQCDFIEARLALKEGSTILDVGCGLGLHAIELTRRGYLVVGLDLSLPMLSRAADEAQDQGFRINFLHADMREMNFDGAFDAVLCWGTTFGYFDDDQNRGVVERLHRALRPKGKLLLEVVNRDFVVPNQPNLVWFEGDGCVVMEETQANFITSRLTVKRTVILDDGRQRDNQYSVRLYSLHELGQILHQRAFRVVEVSGREATPGVFFGADSPKLIILAERRIQQAAPPPAPKKTGSMDAVDAPLTDSSESGTES from the coding sequence GTGACCGATCGCGAGCACGGCGACGGTCCGGACGGCACGGGCGAGGGGTCGAGCCCCGATGCCCTCGCGCTCGCAGGGCGCTCGTCGCGGCGTCGCACCGGACGACGTCGCTCGCTGCGCGTCCCGGTCGACGAGGTGCCGCGTCGTGGCAGCAGCCCGGACGGCGAGCTCGGATCGGCGGACGGTGCCGCGCCCGAAGAGCAGGATCCGTTCGCGCCGATGCCGACCGAGCGCACGCAGGTGAGCGCAGGGGTCGCGACGTCGTCGGAGCTCGGGATGGAGCTCGCAGAGGTCGATCTCGGGGAGGAGCTCGACACCGACGATCTCCAGGTCGACGACGAAGCGGGCGCCGGAGCGTCGACGCTGGACGGCGAGCCGACGCGGATCGCCGTCGCACCTGCGCTCGCGAGCCCGTCGACCGAGCCCGAGCTCGAGCGCGTGCGCGAGACCGATCCCGGTGCGCAACCCGCGATGACCGACCCGCCGCCGCCCCCGAGCCAGCCGCCCCCCGCCGACGAGCGAACCTCGCCCGGGATCACCCGCGCGGCCGACGAGGCGCGCACGTCGTCGATGCCCGGTCCGCAGCCCGCGGTGATCGTCTCGCGCGTGGTGGCGATCTCGACGCCTCCGCCGGCACCGTCACCGGTGCCTTCGCACGCCGCGGCGCCCACGCCCGCGTGGCCGGCGCACGACGAGGAGCCGGAGCTCAGCATCAGCGAGAGCTTCGACGACCTCGAGGTCGACGTCGGCGACGACGAGCGCGACATGATGGCGGCGCTCGCCGACGACGAGCTCGACGACGATGCGATCGCGGACGATGCCATCGCGGATGATGCGATCGGCGACGAGTCGATCGGCGACGAGCCGGTCGTGCGCGCGCCCGAGGACGACGTCGAGGTCTCGGCGGCCGAGCTCGAGCTGCCCGACGACGAGCTCACCGACGCGGCCAAGCCCCCGCCGCCCCCGGCGCGCGCCCAGCGCCCCGCCGAGGAGGAAGAGCTCGCCGCGGACGATCTCGAGGTCGAGGCCAGCGGCGAGACCGACTCGCTCGATCCCAAGAAGCGCTCTGCTCCGCCGCCGCCGCCCGACAAGCCGGGACGCGCCGCGCCGCCGCCGGCGCGCCCCGCCGCTGCAGCGCCCGCGGCCGCGCCTGCGAGCGCGCCCGCCACCACCAGCGCCGCCGAGCCCGCGGCCGAGCCCGCGCGCCGCTCGAAGAAGAAGGGCAACTGGTGGGAGGACTTCTTCAACGACGACTACCTCCGCACCGTGCCGCCGCCGAACCCGCGGCAGATCGCGCGTCAGTGCGACTTCATCGAGGCGCGCCTCGCGCTGAAGGAAGGCTCGACGATCCTCGACGTCGGATGCGGGCTCGGCCTGCACGCGATCGAGCTCACGCGCCGCGGCTACCTCGTCGTCGGCCTCGACCTCTCGCTGCCGATGCTCTCGCGCGCCGCGGACGAGGCGCAGGATCAGGGCTTCCGCATCAACTTCCTCCACGCCGACATGCGGGAGATGAACTTCGACGGAGCGTTCGACGCCGTGCTCTGCTGGGGCACGACGTTCGGGTACTTCGACGACGATCAGAACCGCGGGGTCGTCGAGCGCCTGCACCGCGCGCTGCGCCCGAAGGGCAAGCTCTTGCTCGAGGTGGTCAACCGCGACTTCGTGGTGCCCAACCAGCCCAACCTCGTGTGGTTCGAGGGCGATGGCTGCGTCGTGATGGAAGAGACGCAGGCGAACTTCATCACGTCGCGCCTGACCGTGAAGCGCACCGTGATCCTCGACGACGGACGGCAGCGCGACAACCAGTACTCGGTGCGGCTGTACTCGCTGCACGAGCTCGGCCAGATCCTCCACCAGCGCGCGTTCCGCGTGGTCGAGGTGTCGGGCCGCGAGGCGACGCCCGGCGTGTTCTTCGGCGCGGACTCGCCGAAGCTGATCATCCTCGCGGAGCGCCGCATCCAGCAGGCCGCACCGCCGCCCGCGCCGAAGAAGACCGGCAGCATGGACGCGGTCGACGCGCCGCTCACCGACTCGTCGGAGAGCGGCACCGAGAGCTGA
- the glnA gene encoding type I glutamate--ammonia ligase, with the protein MKKAIELAKKNNAVMVDLRFCDLPGVWQHTTVPAARLDEGAFEDGFGFDGSSIRGFQPINASDMLLLPDAKTAQMDPFTEQPTIVLICDVVDPITREPYSRNPRYIAQKAESYLRQTGIGDTAYFGPEAEFFVFDDVKFEVANNGGFYELDSIEAAWNTGRHEGPNLGHKIGYKGGYFPCAPNDTLMDWRTETSRMLTAVGIEVELHHHEVATAGQCEIDMRFQSLTHMADQLLWFKNVVKNSARMAGKTATFMPKPLYGDNGSGMHVHQSIWREGKPLFAGDRYAGMSEMALHYIGGILKHAPALCALTNPTVNSYRRLVPGYEAPVNLAYSSRNRSASIRIPMYSTSPKAKRIEVRFPDPSTNPYIAFAAMLMAGLDGIQNKIDPGDPLDKDIYSLSPEELKNVPHVPGSLHDALTALEHDYEFLLKGDVFTRDVIEEWVSYKRAKEVDPIRLRPTPLEFMMYYDV; encoded by the coding sequence GTGAAGAAGGCAATCGAGCTCGCCAAGAAGAACAACGCCGTGATGGTCGACCTGCGCTTCTGCGACCTCCCCGGCGTCTGGCAGCACACGACCGTTCCGGCGGCGCGCCTCGACGAGGGCGCGTTCGAGGACGGCTTCGGGTTCGACGGCTCGTCGATCCGCGGCTTCCAGCCGATCAACGCGAGCGACATGCTGCTCCTGCCGGACGCGAAGACCGCGCAGATGGATCCGTTCACCGAGCAGCCGACGATCGTGCTCATCTGCGACGTCGTCGACCCGATCACGCGTGAGCCCTACTCGCGCAACCCGCGCTACATCGCGCAGAAGGCGGAGAGCTACCTCCGCCAGACGGGCATCGGCGACACCGCGTACTTCGGCCCCGAGGCCGAGTTCTTCGTCTTCGACGACGTGAAGTTCGAGGTCGCGAACAACGGCGGCTTCTACGAGCTCGACTCGATCGAGGCGGCGTGGAACACGGGCCGTCACGAGGGCCCGAACCTCGGCCACAAGATCGGCTACAAGGGCGGCTACTTCCCCTGCGCGCCGAACGACACGCTGATGGACTGGCGCACGGAGACGTCGCGCATGCTCACGGCGGTCGGCATCGAGGTGGAGCTGCACCACCACGAGGTCGCGACGGCCGGTCAGTGCGAGATCGACATGCGCTTCCAGTCGCTCACGCACATGGCGGACCAGCTCCTCTGGTTCAAGAACGTCGTGAAGAACAGCGCGCGCATGGCGGGCAAGACCGCGACGTTCATGCCGAAGCCGCTCTACGGCGACAACGGCTCGGGCATGCACGTGCACCAGTCGATCTGGCGCGAGGGCAAGCCGCTCTTCGCCGGCGACCGTTACGCGGGCATGAGCGAGATGGCGCTCCACTACATCGGCGGCATCCTCAAGCACGCGCCGGCGCTCTGCGCGCTGACGAACCCGACGGTGAACAGCTATCGCCGTCTCGTCCCGGGCTACGAGGCCCCGGTCAACCTCGCGTACTCGTCGCGCAACCGCTCGGCGTCGATCCGCATCCCGATGTACTCGACGTCGCCGAAGGCGAAGCGCATCGAGGTGCGCTTCCCCGACCCGTCGACGAACCCCTACATCGCGTTCGCGGCGATGCTGATGGCGGGCCTCGACGGCATCCAGAACAAGATCGATCCGGGCGACCCGCTCGACAAGGACATCTACTCGCTCTCGCCCGAGGAGCTGAAGAACGTCCCGCACGTCCCGGGCTCGCTGCACGACGCGCTCACCGCGCTCGAGCACGACTACGAGTTCCTCCTCAAGGGCGACGTGTTCACGCGCGACGTCATCGAGGAGTGGGTCTCGTACAAGCGCGCGAAGGAGGTCGACCCCATCCGCCTCCGCCCGACGCCGCTCGAGTTCATGATGTACTACGACGTGTGA
- a CDS encoding P-II family nitrogen regulator codes for MKKVEAIIKPFKLDEVKDALAEVGVKGMTVTEVKGFGRTGGKREVYRGSAYVVDFVPKVKIEVVIPDALVVPVLEAIERSAKTGRIGDGKVFVFHVEEAVRIRTGERGEDAV; via the coding sequence ATGAAGAAGGTCGAGGCCATCATCAAGCCGTTCAAGCTCGACGAGGTGAAGGACGCGCTCGCGGAAGTCGGCGTCAAGGGCATGACCGTCACCGAGGTGAAAGGCTTCGGCCGTACCGGCGGCAAGCGCGAGGTCTATCGCGGCTCCGCCTACGTCGTCGACTTCGTGCCCAAGGTGAAGATCGAGGTCGTGATTCCCGACGCGCTCGTCGTCCCGGTGCTCGAAGCGATCGAGCGCTCGGCGAAGACGGGCCGCATCGGCGACGGAAAGGTCTTCGTCTTCCACGTCGAGGAGGCGGTCCGCATCCGCACCGGCGAGCGTGGCGAGGACGCCGTCTGA
- a CDS encoding class I SAM-dependent methyltransferase, protein MRDEHRDTNQRNWDERARIHARSKLYDLDGFVAGAPSIWLHPCERVELGSVEGRSVCQLQCHLGVETLSWARLGASRVVGLDFSRDAIATARDLAERCGLADRARFVESDVHDAERALGDEAPFDVVYVSVGAICWLPSIARWARIVRALLKPGGVLYVREVHPMMNGVFERDGKLVLEGPYFEREEPTRWDDGTTYTEGRPQLENVTSFEWAHGLGEIVQALLDVGLVIEMLHEHRDAKYQPFESMTRGDDGLWRLPEAHRDWLPLTFTLRARLPG, encoded by the coding sequence ATGCGCGACGAGCATCGAGACACGAACCAGCGCAACTGGGACGAGCGCGCGCGCATCCACGCGCGCTCGAAGCTCTACGACCTCGACGGGTTCGTCGCGGGCGCGCCCAGCATCTGGCTGCATCCATGCGAGCGTGTGGAGCTCGGGTCGGTCGAAGGCCGATCGGTGTGTCAGCTGCAGTGTCACCTCGGCGTCGAGACGCTCTCCTGGGCGCGGCTCGGCGCGTCGCGCGTGGTCGGGCTCGACTTCTCGCGCGATGCGATCGCGACCGCGCGTGATCTCGCCGAGCGCTGTGGGCTCGCGGATCGCGCGCGCTTCGTGGAGAGCGACGTGCACGACGCAGAGCGCGCGCTGGGCGACGAAGCGCCCTTCGACGTCGTGTACGTGAGCGTGGGCGCGATCTGCTGGCTCCCGTCGATCGCGCGGTGGGCGCGCATCGTGCGAGCGCTGCTGAAGCCGGGCGGCGTGCTCTACGTGCGCGAAGTGCACCCCATGATGAACGGCGTGTTCGAGCGCGACGGGAAGCTCGTGCTCGAAGGGCCCTACTTCGAGCGCGAGGAGCCGACGCGGTGGGACGACGGCACGACCTACACCGAGGGCCGGCCACAGCTCGAGAACGTCACGTCGTTCGAGTGGGCACACGGGCTCGGCGAGATCGTGCAAGCGCTGCTCGACGTCGGGCTCGTGATCGAGATGCTGCACGAGCACCGGGACGCGAAGTACCAGCCCTTCGAGTCGATGACGCGCGGCGACGACGGGCTCTGGCGTCTGCCCGAGGCGCACCGCGACTGGCTCCCGCTCACGTTCACACTGCGCGCGCGGCTGCCCGGGTGA
- a CDS encoding RNA polymerase sigma factor, whose protein sequence is MSATSAHPVGVAEPANAPADVPSFDEVYDAHVDFLWRSARALGVPPTAIDDVLQDVFVVVHRRLPEFEGRAAMRTWLARILVRVIQEHRRRFRRKQDHAELPDDVVDATSAGPHEEVARAQAVRLLGEILSAMTEEQRTVFVLAEIEQMPVPEIATALDVNVNTVYSRLRLARREYERHLARLRAKDAWRQP, encoded by the coding sequence GTGTCCGCCACGAGCGCGCATCCGGTCGGCGTCGCGGAGCCCGCGAACGCGCCAGCGGACGTGCCCTCGTTCGACGAGGTCTACGACGCCCACGTCGACTTCCTCTGGCGCAGCGCGCGCGCGCTCGGCGTGCCGCCCACCGCGATCGACGACGTGCTGCAGGACGTGTTCGTCGTGGTGCACCGGCGCCTGCCCGAGTTCGAAGGGCGCGCCGCGATGCGCACCTGGCTCGCGCGCATCCTGGTGCGCGTCATCCAAGAGCATCGTCGTCGCTTCCGCCGCAAGCAGGACCACGCCGAGCTCCCCGACGACGTCGTCGACGCGACGAGCGCCGGCCCGCACGAAGAGGTCGCGCGCGCCCAGGCGGTGCGCCTTCTCGGCGAGATCCTCTCCGCGATGACCGAGGAGCAGCGCACCGTGTTCGTGCTCGCCGAGATCGAGCAGATGCCCGTCCCCGAGATCGCGACGGCGCTCGACGTGAACGTGAACACCGTCTACTCGCGCCTGCGCCTCGCGCGCCGCGAGTACGAGCGACACCTCGCGCGCCTCCGCGCGAAGGATGCATGGAGGCAGCCGTGA
- a CDS encoding Kazal-type serine protease inhibitor domain-containing protein, with translation MTRTRHWTTLGPALLLLAPALMGARGCGEPVPIGGTCEPEDCGAPSGAPAIVCADGSIGGNTGRCIASGSQCGWEFRDCPDPDPGECTPPEDASTWLTIDQCEACGGFVVGDPGDGSTHRADFLCPDGTPSMGSVSFGIEGGACCRQPDDTCASSECGPAPDVATWICEDGRVGGFTGRCLRDAAGACGWEIVDCPRGDACEPAECGPAPGAPAITCPDGSIGGNTGRCLRTADGTCGWEFRECPSTVACGGLTPTPVDCGEGQYCAWTLENMCGAFDAPGVCRERPDPSSCAAIDSAPVCGCDGTTYRNDCYAAAAGQSAFSSGPCGGYAECDPMLVACDALPGPCPEGEVRSVSGACWGECVPADRCRPYDCRREGCGVGYSCEACLAPEGAVYTCIPEGAAC, from the coding sequence ATGACTCGTACGAGACACTGGACGACGCTGGGCCCTGCGCTCCTGCTCCTCGCGCCTGCGCTCATGGGCGCGCGCGGTTGCGGCGAGCCGGTGCCGATCGGGGGGACGTGCGAGCCCGAGGACTGCGGCGCGCCGTCGGGCGCGCCCGCGATCGTGTGCGCCGATGGATCGATCGGCGGCAACACCGGGCGCTGCATCGCGAGCGGATCGCAGTGCGGCTGGGAGTTCCGTGATTGTCCCGATCCCGATCCCGGGGAGTGCACGCCGCCGGAGGACGCATCGACGTGGCTCACGATCGATCAGTGCGAGGCGTGCGGCGGCTTCGTCGTCGGTGATCCCGGTGACGGGAGCACGCACCGCGCGGACTTCCTCTGCCCCGACGGCACGCCCTCGATGGGCTCGGTGAGCTTCGGCATCGAAGGCGGCGCGTGCTGCCGTCAGCCCGACGACACCTGCGCGAGCAGCGAGTGCGGCCCCGCGCCGGACGTCGCGACGTGGATCTGCGAGGACGGGCGCGTCGGTGGGTTCACCGGTCGCTGCCTGCGCGACGCGGCGGGCGCGTGCGGCTGGGAGATCGTCGACTGTCCGCGCGGTGACGCGTGCGAGCCCGCGGAGTGCGGTCCGGCGCCCGGCGCGCCGGCGATCACGTGCCCCGACGGATCGATCGGCGGCAACACCGGACGCTGCCTGCGCACCGCCGACGGCACGTGCGGCTGGGAGTTCCGCGAGTGCCCGAGCACCGTCGCGTGCGGCGGCCTCACCCCCACGCCCGTCGACTGCGGCGAGGGCCAGTACTGCGCGTGGACGCTCGAGAACATGTGCGGCGCGTTCGACGCGCCCGGCGTGTGCCGCGAGCGCCCCGACCCGAGCTCGTGCGCGGCGATCGACTCCGCGCCGGTGTGCGGCTGCGACGGCACCACCTATCGCAACGACTGCTACGCGGCGGCGGCCGGACAGAGCGCGTTCAGCAGCGGCCCGTGCGGCGGCTACGCCGAGTGCGATCCGATGCTCGTCGCGTGCGATGCGCTTCCCGGTCCGTGCCCCGAGGGCGAGGTGCGCAGCGTGAGCGGAGCGTGCTGGGGCGAGTGCGTGCCCGCCGATCGCTGCCGTCCCTACGACTGCCGTCGCGAGGGGTGCGGGGTCGGGTACTCGTGCGAGGCGTGCCTCGCGCCCGAGGGCGCCGTCTACACGTGCATCCCCGAGGGCGCGGCGTGTTGA
- the asd gene encoding archaetidylserine decarboxylase (Phosphatidylserine decarboxylase is synthesized as a single chain precursor. Generation of the pyruvoyl active site from a Ser is coupled to cleavage of a Gly-Ser bond between the larger (beta) and smaller (alpha chains). It is an integral membrane protein.), translated as MLASRIAAETLRFLPRKRISRVLGRMASAGVPVPLLQRAIDLYVRAYAVDLSECDVPSGGWTSFNQFFTRPLRDGCRPIDPDPGAIVSPADGLVEDCGTIDARATFRVKGRPYDVGELLGDERDASRYEGGRFAIIYLSPRDYHRVHAAVEGPVRVVRHVGGTLFPVNKIGLEHVPGLFAKNERVAVFQESPVHGEVATILVGAIVVGSVTLTFDPAMRTNDGPPRGTVRYLPGREPTLGRGDELGAFQLGSTVIVLTTRRSEIELAVEPGTPVRMGQVIARRVRGGRSVS; from the coding sequence ATGCTCGCATCGCGCATCGCCGCCGAGACCCTGCGTTTCCTGCCGCGCAAGCGGATCAGCCGGGTCCTCGGCCGGATGGCGTCGGCGGGCGTCCCGGTCCCCCTGCTGCAGCGGGCGATCGACCTCTACGTACGCGCCTACGCCGTCGATCTCTCCGAGTGCGACGTGCCGAGCGGCGGGTGGACGTCGTTCAACCAGTTCTTCACGCGCCCGCTGCGCGACGGCTGTCGCCCGATCGATCCCGATCCCGGCGCGATCGTCTCGCCCGCCGACGGGCTCGTCGAGGACTGCGGGACCATCGACGCGCGCGCGACGTTCCGCGTGAAGGGCCGCCCCTACGACGTCGGCGAGCTGCTCGGCGACGAGCGCGATGCGTCGCGCTACGAGGGCGGCCGCTTCGCGATCATCTATCTCTCGCCGCGCGACTACCACCGCGTGCACGCGGCGGTCGAGGGCCCGGTTCGCGTGGTGCGCCACGTCGGCGGCACGCTGTTCCCGGTCAACAAGATCGGCCTCGAGCACGTCCCCGGGCTCTTCGCGAAGAACGAGCGCGTGGCGGTGTTCCAGGAGAGCCCGGTCCACGGCGAGGTCGCGACGATCCTGGTCGGCGCGATCGTGGTCGGCAGCGTGACGCTCACGTTCGATCCCGCGATGCGCACGAACGACGGACCGCCGCGGGGTACGGTGCGCTACCTGCCGGGGCGCGAGCCCACGCTGGGCCGGGGCGACGAGCTGGGCGCGTTCCAGCTGGGATCCACGGTGATCGTGCTGACCACGCGCCGCTCGGAGATCGAGCTCGCGGTCGAGCCGGGGACGCCGGTGCGGATGGGACAGGTGATCGCGCGACGCGTGCGCGGCGGGAGGAGCGTGTCGTGA
- a CDS encoding isoaspartyl peptidase/L-asparaginase family protein, with protein sequence MGRTAIAPVVVVHGGAGDVPEASRAAHAEGCRVAAAEGLRVLLETGSALEAAVRAVEVLEDDPKYNAGTGACLTEAGTIELDASVMEGTTMRGGAVCALPPFHNPIRIARAVLEEGRHVLYASEGASRFAIAHGFGPADPDTMITEKARHRLAAVLAGRAERGWAGGTVGAVACDREGRVAAATSTGGMVGKRVGRVGDSPILGAGTFADDESGAASATGQGEAIHRFGLTRYVCDLLRAGLTAQQAADVSIARFGARVSGSGGLIVVDARGEVGIARNTATMSFGVAREGDDARAGH encoded by the coding sequence ATGGGACGAACGGCGATCGCTCCGGTGGTGGTGGTGCACGGCGGCGCGGGGGACGTGCCCGAGGCATCGCGCGCGGCGCACGCGGAGGGATGTCGCGTCGCGGCCGCCGAGGGGCTGCGCGTGCTGCTCGAGACGGGCTCGGCGCTCGAGGCCGCGGTGCGCGCGGTCGAGGTGCTCGAGGACGACCCGAAGTACAACGCGGGCACCGGCGCGTGCCTCACCGAGGCGGGCACGATCGAGCTCGACGCGTCGGTGATGGAGGGCACGACGATGCGCGGCGGCGCGGTGTGCGCGCTGCCTCCGTTCCACAACCCGATCCGCATCGCGCGCGCGGTGCTCGAGGAAGGGCGGCACGTGCTCTACGCGAGCGAGGGCGCATCGCGCTTCGCGATCGCGCACGGGTTCGGGCCTGCCGATCCCGACACGATGATCACCGAGAAGGCGCGACACCGGCTCGCCGCCGTGCTCGCGGGGCGCGCCGAGCGCGGCTGGGCAGGGGGCACGGTGGGCGCGGTCGCGTGTGATCGCGAGGGGCGCGTCGCGGCGGCGACGAGCACCGGAGGCATGGTGGGCAAGCGCGTGGGGCGCGTCGGGGACAGCCCGATCCTCGGCGCGGGCACGTTCGCCGACGACGAGTCGGGCGCCGCGTCCGCGACCGGGCAGGGCGAGGCGATCCATCGCTTCGGGCTCACGCGCTACGTGTGTGATCTGCTGCGCGCCGGTCTCACCGCGCAGCAAGCGGCGGACGTGTCGATCGCGCGCTTCGGCGCGCGGGTGTCGGGCAGCGGCGGGCTGATCGTCGTCGATGCGCGCGGCGAGGTCGGGATCGCGCGCAACACCGCGACGATGAGCTTCGGGGTGGCGCGCGAGGGCGATGACGCGCGGGCGGGGCACTGA
- a CDS encoding DUF2378 family protein has protein sequence MDGTGAPSAAIACMSGALVLEHRRILQELCGAARFARALDRLPADARREYDETSAVSWPRVSTAEHIMQAVAAELARDPVELHEQVSRTAVERTLTTLWRLLLRFTTDEALVARTPRIYARALNRGELVPRVVGPGRAEIRVVGWPDIPEFSARGIRIAIESVLRLAGRDQVRVIAEPGAQGPIFHATWMP, from the coding sequence ATGGACGGAACGGGGGCACCGTCGGCGGCGATCGCGTGCATGTCGGGCGCGCTCGTCCTCGAGCACCGACGCATCCTGCAGGAGCTCTGCGGCGCGGCGCGCTTCGCCCGCGCGCTCGATCGGCTTCCAGCGGACGCGCGCCGCGAGTACGACGAGACCTCCGCGGTCTCGTGGCCGCGCGTGTCCACCGCAGAGCACATCATGCAGGCGGTCGCGGCCGAGCTCGCGCGTGATCCCGTCGAGCTCCACGAGCAGGTCTCGCGCACCGCGGTCGAGCGCACGCTCACCACGCTCTGGCGCCTGCTGCTCCGCTTCACGACCGACGAGGCGCTCGTCGCGCGCACGCCCCGCATCTACGCGCGCGCCCTCAACCGCGGCGAGCTCGTCCCCCGCGTCGTCGGCCCCGGTCGCGCCGAGATCCGCGTCGTCGGCTGGCCCGACATCCCCGAGTTCTCCGCCCGCGGCATCCGGATCGCGATCGAGTCCGTGCTCCGCCTCGCGGGTCGGGATCAAGTGCGCGTCATCGCCGAGCCGGGCGCGCAGGGCCCGATCTTCCACGCGACCTGGATGCCGTGA